Proteins from a single region of Desulfolutivibrio sulfoxidireducens:
- a CDS encoding SAM-dependent methyltransferase — translation MDIPRIFNITESAHRIHNPFTPEKLATLGAALRLEPGTRVLDLGSGSGEMLCTWARDYGISGAGIDMSQLFTEQAKLRADELGVADRVTFIHRDAAGYVADEKVGVAACVGATWIGGGVVGAIELLAKSLRTGGIILIGEPYWLRLPPTEEVAKGCRAGSISDFLLLPELLGSFGNLDYDVVEMVLADQDSWDRYEAAKWLTMRRWLEMNPDDDFAQDVRAELTSAPERYATYTREYLGWGVFALMSR, via the coding sequence GTGGACATTCCACGGATATTCAACATTACCGAAAGTGCTCATCGCATCCATAATCCATTCACACCAGAAAAGCTCGCCACTCTCGGCGCGGCGTTGCGTTTGGAACCGGGGACCCGTGTGCTCGACCTCGGCAGCGGTTCGGGCGAGATGCTGTGTACCTGGGCACGCGATTACGGGATCAGCGGCGCTGGTATCGACATGAGCCAGTTGTTCACCGAACAAGCGAAACTCCGCGCTGACGAACTAGGCGTCGCCGATCGGGTCACGTTCATCCACAGAGACGCTGCCGGCTACGTCGCCGACGAAAAGGTCGGTGTGGCAGCCTGTGTCGGCGCCACCTGGATCGGTGGGGGAGTCGTCGGCGCCATCGAGCTTCTGGCGAAGAGTCTCCGCACGGGAGGGATCATCCTTATCGGCGAGCCATACTGGCTGCGATTGCCGCCGACAGAAGAGGTCGCCAAGGGATGCCGCGCCGGTTCCATCTCAGACTTTCTCTTGCTTCCAGAACTTCTCGGGTCTTTCGGCAACCTCGACTACGACGTCGTGGAAATGGTTCTGGCAGACCAAGACAGTTGGGACAGGTACGAGGCAGCCAAGTGGCTCACGATGCGCCGATGGCTCGAAATGAATCCCGACGATGATTTCGCGCAAGATGTTCGAGCCGAACTGACCTCGGCGCCCGAACGCTACGCCACGTACACCCGTGAATACCTAGGCTGGGGTGTGTTCGCGCTCATGTCGCGGTGA
- a CDS encoding DUF2201 family putative metallopeptidase, producing MTPAEKMARARAELVMDHPFFGSLALRLRLTPDPECAGMWTDGRTLGYRPALVDALGLETAVGLVAHEVLHIVCSHHLRRLGRDETLWNRACDYAVNAILADAGFSLPPDALFDRKYAGRSVDDIFAALAGIEERKRRGGSLGGDDQDTAQAETHPGGEGQNDSPGQAVDNPSATAEKPQSPPPGADIDAARGKKAPASGDKKFPDGQTSPDPGRVGEVRDHPESNGRPSRTDRETMDRELRVSLAQAVNQAGRAGGMGDLPAGLVRLVEEAIRPRLDWRQLLRRFLEQNAVSDYTWLPPNRRYVYLGLIFPALKNQELPEIVLAIDSSGSISKDVLSLFCAELSSILADFDTRVTVLFCDAEVRQALTFSRFDLPLHLDPKGGGGTDFRPAFTKVDELGIRPACLVYLTDMRCDRFPAPPDYPVLWAAYGPAGEEDAPFGEMVRIAE from the coding sequence GTGACCCCGGCGGAGAAAATGGCCCGGGCCCGGGCCGAACTGGTCATGGACCACCCCTTTTTCGGCTCCCTGGCGCTTCGCTTGCGCCTGACCCCCGATCCGGAATGTGCGGGCATGTGGACCGACGGCCGCACCCTGGGCTACCGCCCGGCCCTGGTGGACGCCCTGGGCCTGGAGACGGCCGTGGGACTTGTGGCCCACGAGGTGCTGCACATCGTCTGCTCCCACCACCTGCGCCGCCTGGGCCGCGACGAGACCCTGTGGAACCGGGCCTGCGACTACGCGGTCAACGCCATCCTCGCGGACGCCGGATTCTCCCTGCCCCCGGACGCGCTTTTCGACCGGAAATACGCGGGTCGTAGCGTGGACGACATCTTCGCCGCCCTGGCCGGGATCGAGGAGCGAAAACGCCGGGGCGGCAGCCTCGGCGGCGACGACCAGGACACCGCCCAAGCCGAGACGCACCCCGGCGGCGAGGGCCAAAACGATTCCCCGGGCCAGGCCGTGGACAATCCCTCGGCCACGGCCGAAAAACCGCAATCCCCGCCCCCCGGCGCGGATATCGACGCCGCCCGGGGCAAAAAGGCCCCGGCCTCGGGCGACAAAAAATTCCCGGACGGCCAAACGTCCCCTGACCCGGGACGTGTCGGCGAGGTCCGCGACCACCCCGAATCGAACGGACGCCCATCGCGAACCGACCGGGAGACCATGGACCGCGAACTGCGGGTCTCCCTGGCCCAGGCCGTCAACCAGGCCGGACGCGCCGGGGGCATGGGCGATCTGCCGGCCGGACTCGTGCGCCTGGTGGAGGAGGCCATCCGGCCCAGACTCGATTGGCGACAACTCCTACGCCGCTTCCTGGAGCAAAACGCGGTCAGCGACTACACTTGGCTGCCCCCCAACCGGCGCTACGTGTACCTGGGGTTGATCTTTCCCGCGCTCAAAAACCAGGAGCTTCCCGAGATCGTCCTGGCCATCGACAGCTCGGGCTCGATCTCAAAGGACGTCCTGTCCCTTTTCTGCGCCGAACTCTCCTCCATCCTGGCCGACTTCGACACCCGCGTCACCGTCCTTTTCTGCGACGCCGAGGTGCGTCAGGCCCTGACCTTCTCCCGCTTCGACCTGCCCCTTCATCTCGATCCAAAGGGCGGCGGCGGCACGGACTTCCGGCCGGCCTTCACAAAGGTGGACGAACTGGGCATCCGTCCGGCCTGCCTGGTCTACCTGACGGACATGCGGTGCGATCGGTTTCCGGCCCCCCCCGACTACCCGGTGCTGTGGGCCGCCTACGGACCGGCCGGGGAAGAAGACGCGCCGTTCGGGGAGATGGTGCGGATCGCGGAGTAA
- a CDS encoding AAA family ATPase, with translation MIPSQIAMALTTLIPIGRPVFLWGPPGVGKSQVVAQAARALGRELADIRAILLDPMDLRGLPAIGDDGRSHWRPPAFLPTNGSGVLFLDELNAAPPLVQAACYQLILDRRLGEYALPPGWSVVAAGNREQDRAVTHRMPSALANRMVHLDFEAHLEDWLAWAEKTSIRPEVTAFLRFRPALLHDFDPARAERAFPSPRTWEFVSGILAAAPPAEVEYDLLRGTVGEGAAAEFTGFLRVWRELPDTDAVLANPHHAPVPSDPAAVYAICEALARTAAAETMPALAGYAARLPVEFGVLLMRDALRRDREVAGTEAFAAWARDNAHVLV, from the coding sequence GTGATCCCGTCCCAGATAGCCATGGCCCTGACCACCCTCATTCCCATCGGCCGCCCCGTGTTTCTCTGGGGGCCGCCGGGCGTGGGCAAAAGCCAGGTGGTGGCCCAGGCGGCCCGGGCCCTCGGCCGTGAACTGGCCGACATCCGCGCCATACTCCTCGACCCCATGGACCTGCGCGGCCTGCCGGCCATCGGCGACGACGGCCGCTCCCACTGGCGACCGCCGGCCTTTTTGCCCACAAACGGCTCGGGCGTCCTTTTTCTCGACGAGCTCAACGCCGCCCCGCCCCTGGTCCAGGCCGCCTGTTACCAGCTCATCCTGGACCGCCGCCTGGGCGAATACGCGCTTCCCCCGGGCTGGAGCGTGGTGGCCGCCGGAAACCGCGAACAGGATCGGGCCGTGACCCACCGCATGCCCTCGGCCCTGGCCAACCGCATGGTGCACCTGGACTTCGAGGCCCATCTCGAGGACTGGCTGGCCTGGGCCGAAAAGACCTCCATCCGCCCCGAGGTCACGGCCTTTTTGCGATTCCGGCCGGCGCTTCTGCACGACTTCGACCCGGCCCGGGCCGAGCGGGCCTTCCCCTCCCCGCGCACCTGGGAATTCGTCTCGGGCATCCTGGCCGCCGCCCCCCCGGCCGAGGTGGAATACGATCTTTTGCGCGGCACCGTGGGCGAGGGCGCGGCCGCCGAATTTACCGGTTTCCTGCGGGTATGGCGCGAGCTTCCGGACACCGACGCCGTCCTGGCCAACCCCCACCACGCCCCCGTGCCCTCGGATCCGGCCGCGGTCTACGCCATCTGCGAGGCCCTGGCCCGCACGGCCGCCGCCGAGACCATGCCCGCCCTGGCCGGATACGCCGCCAGGCTTCCCGTGGAATTCGGGGTCCTGCTCATGCGCGACGCCCTGCGCCGGGACCGGGAGGTGGCCGGCACCGAGGCCTTCGCCGCCTGGGCCCGGGACAACGCCCACGTGCTGGTGTGA
- the purU gene encoding formyltetrahydrofolate deformylase produces MSHIARLLITCPDRPGIVSAVTTFLYTHGANIIDLDQHSTDPEGGTFFLRLEFHAPVLDLSRSALETAFGEVVGERFGMDWRLSHADDVKTVAVLVSRHDHCLMELLWRYSRGELPCRVAAVVSNHADAQKSVESFGVPFHHVPVADGDMPGAEAAMLDILGDADLVVLARYMRVLSGSFVSAFPNRIINIHHSFLPAFVGANPYRQAHDKGVKLIGATAHYVTEELDAGPIIEQDTARVNHRFGVADLKNTGSDLERNVLARAVTWHLEDRVIVHGNKTVVFR; encoded by the coding sequence ATGTCCCATATCGCCCGTCTGCTCATCACCTGCCCGGACCGCCCGGGCATCGTGTCCGCCGTAACCACGTTTTTGTACACCCACGGGGCCAACATCATCGATCTGGACCAGCATTCCACGGACCCCGAGGGAGGGACGTTCTTTTTGCGCCTGGAATTCCACGCCCCGGTTTTGGACCTGTCGCGCTCGGCCCTGGAAACGGCCTTCGGGGAGGTGGTTGGGGAGCGGTTCGGCATGGACTGGCGGCTGTCCCATGCCGATGACGTCAAGACCGTGGCCGTTCTGGTCTCGCGCCACGACCACTGCCTGATGGAGCTTTTGTGGCGGTATTCCCGGGGCGAACTGCCGTGTCGCGTCGCGGCGGTGGTCAGCAACCATGCCGATGCGCAAAAAAGCGTGGAGTCCTTCGGCGTGCCCTTTCACCACGTGCCTGTGGCGGATGGGGACATGCCCGGGGCCGAGGCGGCCATGCTGGATATCCTGGGGGACGCGGACCTAGTGGTCCTGGCCAGGTACATGCGGGTTTTGTCCGGCTCGTTCGTGTCCGCCTTTCCGAACCGGATCATCAACATCCACCATTCGTTCCTGCCCGCCTTCGTGGGCGCGAATCCCTACCGCCAGGCCCATGACAAGGGAGTCAAGCTGATCGGGGCCACAGCCCATTACGTCACCGAGGAACTGGATGCCGGTCCCATCATCGAACAGGACACGGCCCGGGTGAACCACCGTTTCGGTGTGGCCGACCTCAAGAACACGGGCAGCGATCTGGAGCGAAACGTCCTGGCCAGGGCCGTGACCTGGCACCTGGAGGATCGGGTCATCGTGCACGGCAACAAGACCGTGGTGTTCCGGTAA